From one Culex quinquefasciatus strain JHB chromosome 3, VPISU_Cqui_1.0_pri_paternal, whole genome shotgun sequence genomic stretch:
- the LOC119769209 gene encoding acidic leucine-rich nuclear phosphoprotein 32-related protein-like has product MSASASVEQTSGTGAASVLPTCQQRKPEGGEADDGTAGSSSHGEPPTNDAEDTQLNFGEDEEGEYFDDDDDPDLTPAERRRRSRIHHFTFKLNSIELSIIEEKTDEDSNRQSPEEAFLRSKISGQEDKPEAPSSPLRLEDRKDPEGQAAPAGESVDSEGNIINESEGAGHVEEENSSEKSLKGFEDVERMLEKMPSTARLNRMLTRFYSFDQPRDREDDEGSDEDGEFPRRKISLREFKAKMSSMTALDGFDESGSEEEGPGEGDEPDEADDGEDGDVDAAIDELLAESIPNGEEVEEMNGKD; this is encoded by the exons CTCCGGTACCGGTGCTGCTAGCGTGTTACCCACGTGCCAGCAGCGGAAACCGGAAGGCGGTGAAGCTGATGACGGTACTGCCGGGAGCTCGTCTCATGGGGAGCCGCCAACCAACGACGCAGAAGACACAC AACTAAACTTCGGCGAAGACGAAGAGGGTGAATActtcgacgacgatgacgacccgGACCTAACCCCGGCGGAACGACGCCGGCGAAGCCGGATTCATCACTTCACATTCAAGCTCAACTCCATCGAGCTCAGTATTATTGAGGAAAAAACAGACGAAGACAGCAACCGTCAATCACCGGAAGAGGCGTTTTTGCGTAGTAAGATTTCGGGTCAAGAAGACAAACCCGAGGCCCCGTCGTCACCGTTGAGGTTGGAGGACCGAAAGGATCCCGAGGGACAGGCCGCCCCGGCAGGTGAGTCCGTCGATTCGGAAGGCAACATCATCAACGAAAGTGAAGGTGCAGGCCACGTTGAAGAGGAAAATTCCAGCGAGAAAAGTCTGAAAGGATTCGAAGATGTGGAAAGGATGCTGGAGAAAATGCCCTCGACGGCGCGGTTGAACCGAATGCTGACGAGGTTTTACTCGTTTGACCAACCCCGGGACCGGGAAGATGACGAGGGCAGTGACGAGGACGGCGAGTTTCCGAGGAGGAAAATAAGTCTGAGGGAATTCAAGGCAAAGATGTCATCGATGACGGCGCTGGATGGGTTTGATGAATCGGGGAGTGAGGAGGAAGGGCCAGGGGAAGGGGACGAGCCAGATGAAGCAGATGATGGAGAAGATGGTGATGTGGATGCAGCCATCGATGAGTTGCTGGCAGAGTCGATACCCAATGGTGAGGAAGTTGAAGAAATGAATGGTAAAGATTAG